In Carassius auratus strain Wakin chromosome 46, ASM336829v1, whole genome shotgun sequence, the following proteins share a genomic window:
- the p4ha2 gene encoding prolyl 4-hydroxylase subunit alpha-2 isoform X1, whose protein sequence is MRSLQKHLRGVGLLLRLCSTMATFLVLTLLTLSSVSSPVQAEIFTSIGQMTDLIFAERELVQSLKEYIEAEELKLEAVKSWANKLDMLTHASTSDPEGFLAHPVNAYKLMKRLNTEWSDLESLVLQDPSDGFISNMSVHRQYFPDEEDEKGAAKALLRLQDTYKLDSESFSKGKLPGQRQHSGVRYNAELTVDDCFDMGKLAYNENDHYHSVLWMQQALRQMDSGEDAKTAKADILDYLSYSVYQMGDLPRAIELTRRLVAIDPSHQRAGANLRYFERLLSKELRDRGRSQQEPADERPIQLDTYERPKDYLPEREVYEALCRGEGVKMTPKRRSRLFCRYQDGNRNPRLLLKPMKEEDEWDSPHIVRFLDALSDEEIEKIKELAKPNLARATVRDPNTGVLTVAHYRVSKSAWLEGEDDPVIARVNQRIEDVTGLSVNTAELLQVANYGVGGQYEPHYDFSRKDEPDAFKSLGTGNRVATFLNYMSDVEAGGATVFPDFGAAIWPRKGTAVFWYNLFRSGEGDYRTRHAACPVLVGSKWVSNKWIHERGQEFRRPCGLTEGDRS, encoded by the exons ATGCGCTCCCTTCAGAAACATTTGAGAGGTGTTGGATTGCTCTTAag GCTTTGCTCCACAATGGCAACATTTCTGGTGTTAACTCTGTTGACTCTGTCGTCCGTCTCTTCTCCCGTGCAAGCCGAAATCTTCACGTCAATCG GCCAAATGACAGACCTGATATTTGCAGAGAGAGAGCTCGTCCAATCCCTGAAGGAATACATTGAAGCAGAAGAGTTGAAACTTGAAGCTGTGAAGAG CTGGGCTAATAAACTGGATATGTTGACACATGCATCCACGTCGGACCCTGAAGGCTTCCTGGCTCACCCGGTGAACGCTTACAAGCTGATGAAGAGACTCAACACTGAGTGGTCTGACTTAGAGAGTCTGGTGCTGCAGGACCCGTCAGATG GCTTCATATCGAACATGTCTGTGCACAGACAGTATTTCCCTGATGAGGAGGACGAGAAGGGAGCAGCCAAAGCACTTTTGCGTCTGCAGGACACGTATAAACTGGACTCGGAAAGTTTCTCCAAAGGCAAACTCCCAGGTCAGAGGCAGCACTCCG GGGTGCGCTACAACGCTGAGCTGACCGTGGATGACTGCTTTGACATGGGCAAACTGGCCTACAACGAGAATGACCATTATCACTCCGTGCTGTGGATGCAGCAGGCGCTCCGACAGATGGACTCGGGAGAAGACGCCAAGACGGCCAAAGCTGATATCTTAGATTATCTGAGTTACTCCGTCTATCAGATGGGTGACCTGCCACGAGCCATCGAACTCACCCGACGCTTGGTGGCCATCG ATcccagccaccagagggcaggAGCAAACCTGCGCTACTTCGAGCGGCTGCTGTCTAAGGAGCTGAGGGACCGGGGGCGGAGCCAGCAGGAGCCCGCGGACGAGAGGCCCATTCAGCTGGACACGTATGAGCGGCCCAAAGACTACCTGCCCGAGAGAGAGGTGTACGAGGCCCTCTGCAGGGGAGAGGGAGTCAAAATG ACTCCAAAGAGGCGTAGCCGACTGTTCTGCCGCTATCAGGATGGGAACAGGAACCCGCGTCTGCTGCTCAAGCCCATGAAGGAGGAGGACGAGTGGGACAGTCCTCATATCGTACGCTTTCTGGACGCCCTCTCTGATGAAGAGATCGAGAAGATCAAGGAGCTGGCCAAACCCAAT CTTGCTAGAGCCACAGTCAGAGACCCAAACACAGGTGTTCTGACGGTCGCCCATTACAGAGTTTCCAAAAG CGCGTGGTTAGAAGGGGAAGATGATCCAGTGATCGCTCGGGTCAATCAGAGAATAGAAGATGTCACTGGATTATCTGTAAACACTGCAGAACTTCTACAG GTGGCTAACTATGGCGTTGGAGGCCAATATGAACCACATTATGATTTCTCAAGG AAAGATGAACCTGATGCTTTCAAATCATTAGGCACTGGAAATCGTGTGgctacttttttaaattat ATGAGTGATGTTGAGGCTGGTGGGGCGACGGTTTTCCCTGATTTTGGTGCTGCTATTTGGCCTAGAAAG GGAACGGCTGTGTTCTGGTACAACCTCTTCAGAAGTGGAGAAGGAGACTACAGAACCAGGCATGCAGCCTGTCCGGTTCTAGTCGGCAGTAAATGGG TTTCAAACAAATGGATCCACGAGAGAGGACAAGAGTTCAGACGCCCGTGTGGCCTGACTGAAGGGGACCGATCTTGA
- the p4ha2 gene encoding prolyl 4-hydroxylase subunit alpha-2 isoform X3, protein MRSLQKHLRGVGLLLRLCSTMATFLVLTLLTLSSVSSPVQAEIFTSIGQMTDLIFAERELVQSLKEYIEAEELKLEAVKSWANKLDMLTHASTSDPEGFLAHPVNAYKLMKRLNTEWSDLESLVLQDPSDGFISNMSVHRQYFPDEEDEKGAAKALLRLQDTYKLDSESFSKGKLPGVRYNAELTVDDCFDMGKLAYNENDHYHSVLWMQQALRQMDSGEDAKTAKADILDYLSYSVYQMGDLPRAIELTRRLVAIDPSHQRAGANLRYFERLLSKELRDRGRSQQEPADERPIQLDTYERPKDYLPEREVYEALCRGEGVKMTPKRRSRLFCRYQDGNRNPRLLLKPMKEEDEWDSPHIVRFLDALSDEEIEKIKELAKPNLARATVRDPNTGVLTVAHYRVSKSAWLEGEDDPVIARVNQRIEDVTGLSVNTAELLQVANYGVGGQYEPHYDFSRKDEPDAFKSLGTGNRVATFLNYMSDVEAGGATVFPDFGAAIWPRKGTAVFWYNLFRSGEGDYRTRHAACPVLVGSKWVSNKWIHERGQEFRRPCGLTEGDRS, encoded by the exons ATGCGCTCCCTTCAGAAACATTTGAGAGGTGTTGGATTGCTCTTAag GCTTTGCTCCACAATGGCAACATTTCTGGTGTTAACTCTGTTGACTCTGTCGTCCGTCTCTTCTCCCGTGCAAGCCGAAATCTTCACGTCAATCG GCCAAATGACAGACCTGATATTTGCAGAGAGAGAGCTCGTCCAATCCCTGAAGGAATACATTGAAGCAGAAGAGTTGAAACTTGAAGCTGTGAAGAG CTGGGCTAATAAACTGGATATGTTGACACATGCATCCACGTCGGACCCTGAAGGCTTCCTGGCTCACCCGGTGAACGCTTACAAGCTGATGAAGAGACTCAACACTGAGTGGTCTGACTTAGAGAGTCTGGTGCTGCAGGACCCGTCAGATG GCTTCATATCGAACATGTCTGTGCACAGACAGTATTTCCCTGATGAGGAGGACGAGAAGGGAGCAGCCAAAGCACTTTTGCGTCTGCAGGACACGTATAAACTGGACTCGGAAAGTTTCTCCAAAGGCAAACTCCCAG GGGTGCGCTACAACGCTGAGCTGACCGTGGATGACTGCTTTGACATGGGCAAACTGGCCTACAACGAGAATGACCATTATCACTCCGTGCTGTGGATGCAGCAGGCGCTCCGACAGATGGACTCGGGAGAAGACGCCAAGACGGCCAAAGCTGATATCTTAGATTATCTGAGTTACTCCGTCTATCAGATGGGTGACCTGCCACGAGCCATCGAACTCACCCGACGCTTGGTGGCCATCG ATcccagccaccagagggcaggAGCAAACCTGCGCTACTTCGAGCGGCTGCTGTCTAAGGAGCTGAGGGACCGGGGGCGGAGCCAGCAGGAGCCCGCGGACGAGAGGCCCATTCAGCTGGACACGTATGAGCGGCCCAAAGACTACCTGCCCGAGAGAGAGGTGTACGAGGCCCTCTGCAGGGGAGAGGGAGTCAAAATG ACTCCAAAGAGGCGTAGCCGACTGTTCTGCCGCTATCAGGATGGGAACAGGAACCCGCGTCTGCTGCTCAAGCCCATGAAGGAGGAGGACGAGTGGGACAGTCCTCATATCGTACGCTTTCTGGACGCCCTCTCTGATGAAGAGATCGAGAAGATCAAGGAGCTGGCCAAACCCAAT CTTGCTAGAGCCACAGTCAGAGACCCAAACACAGGTGTTCTGACGGTCGCCCATTACAGAGTTTCCAAAAG CGCGTGGTTAGAAGGGGAAGATGATCCAGTGATCGCTCGGGTCAATCAGAGAATAGAAGATGTCACTGGATTATCTGTAAACACTGCAGAACTTCTACAG GTGGCTAACTATGGCGTTGGAGGCCAATATGAACCACATTATGATTTCTCAAGG AAAGATGAACCTGATGCTTTCAAATCATTAGGCACTGGAAATCGTGTGgctacttttttaaattat ATGAGTGATGTTGAGGCTGGTGGGGCGACGGTTTTCCCTGATTTTGGTGCTGCTATTTGGCCTAGAAAG GGAACGGCTGTGTTCTGGTACAACCTCTTCAGAAGTGGAGAAGGAGACTACAGAACCAGGCATGCAGCCTGTCCGGTTCTAGTCGGCAGTAAATGGG TTTCAAACAAATGGATCCACGAGAGAGGACAAGAGTTCAGACGCCCGTGTGGCCTGACTGAAGGGGACCGATCTTGA
- the p4ha2 gene encoding prolyl 4-hydroxylase subunit alpha-2 isoform X4 produces MRSLQKHLRGVGLLLRLCSTMATFLVLTLLTLSSVSSPVQAEIFTSIGQMTDLIFAERELVQSLKEYIEAEELKLEAVKSWANKLDMLTHASTSDPEGFLAHPVNAYKLMKRLNTEWSDLESLVLQDPSDGFISNMSVHRQYFPDEEDEKGAAKALLRLQDTYKLDSESFSKGKLPGVRYNAELTVDDCFDMGKLAYNENDHYHSVLWMQQALRQMDSGEDAKTAKADILDYLSYSVYQMGDLPRAIELTRRLVAIDPSHQRAGANLRYFERLLSKELRDRGRSQQEPADERPIQLDTYERPKDYLPEREVYEALCRGEGVKMTPKRRSRLFCRYQDGNRNPRLLLKPMKEEDEWDSPHIVRFLDALSDEEIEKIKELAKPNLARATVRDPNTGVLTVAHYRVSKSAWLEGEDDPVIARVNQRIEDVTGLSVNTAELLQVANYGVGGQYEPHYDFSRRPFDSNLKVDGNRLATYLNYMSDVEAGGATVFPDFGAAIWPRKGTAVFWYNLFRSGEGDYRTRHAACPVLVGSKWVSNKWIHERGQEFRRPCGLTEGDRS; encoded by the exons ATGCGCTCCCTTCAGAAACATTTGAGAGGTGTTGGATTGCTCTTAag GCTTTGCTCCACAATGGCAACATTTCTGGTGTTAACTCTGTTGACTCTGTCGTCCGTCTCTTCTCCCGTGCAAGCCGAAATCTTCACGTCAATCG GCCAAATGACAGACCTGATATTTGCAGAGAGAGAGCTCGTCCAATCCCTGAAGGAATACATTGAAGCAGAAGAGTTGAAACTTGAAGCTGTGAAGAG CTGGGCTAATAAACTGGATATGTTGACACATGCATCCACGTCGGACCCTGAAGGCTTCCTGGCTCACCCGGTGAACGCTTACAAGCTGATGAAGAGACTCAACACTGAGTGGTCTGACTTAGAGAGTCTGGTGCTGCAGGACCCGTCAGATG GCTTCATATCGAACATGTCTGTGCACAGACAGTATTTCCCTGATGAGGAGGACGAGAAGGGAGCAGCCAAAGCACTTTTGCGTCTGCAGGACACGTATAAACTGGACTCGGAAAGTTTCTCCAAAGGCAAACTCCCAG GGGTGCGCTACAACGCTGAGCTGACCGTGGATGACTGCTTTGACATGGGCAAACTGGCCTACAACGAGAATGACCATTATCACTCCGTGCTGTGGATGCAGCAGGCGCTCCGACAGATGGACTCGGGAGAAGACGCCAAGACGGCCAAAGCTGATATCTTAGATTATCTGAGTTACTCCGTCTATCAGATGGGTGACCTGCCACGAGCCATCGAACTCACCCGACGCTTGGTGGCCATCG ATcccagccaccagagggcaggAGCAAACCTGCGCTACTTCGAGCGGCTGCTGTCTAAGGAGCTGAGGGACCGGGGGCGGAGCCAGCAGGAGCCCGCGGACGAGAGGCCCATTCAGCTGGACACGTATGAGCGGCCCAAAGACTACCTGCCCGAGAGAGAGGTGTACGAGGCCCTCTGCAGGGGAGAGGGAGTCAAAATG ACTCCAAAGAGGCGTAGCCGACTGTTCTGCCGCTATCAGGATGGGAACAGGAACCCGCGTCTGCTGCTCAAGCCCATGAAGGAGGAGGACGAGTGGGACAGTCCTCATATCGTACGCTTTCTGGACGCCCTCTCTGATGAAGAGATCGAGAAGATCAAGGAGCTGGCCAAACCCAAT CTTGCTAGAGCCACAGTCAGAGACCCAAACACAGGTGTTCTGACGGTCGCCCATTACAGAGTTTCCAAAAG CGCGTGGTTAGAAGGGGAAGATGATCCAGTGATCGCTCGGGTCAATCAGAGAATAGAAGATGTCACTGGATTATCTGTAAACACTGCAGAACTTCTACAG GTGGCTAACTATGGCGTTGGAGGCCAATATGAACCACATTATGATTTCTCAAGG CGTCCTTTTGACAGCAACCTCAAGGTTGATGGAAATAGACTTGCCACCTATCTGAACTAC ATGAGTGATGTTGAGGCTGGTGGGGCGACGGTTTTCCCTGATTTTGGTGCTGCTATTTGGCCTAGAAAG GGAACGGCTGTGTTCTGGTACAACCTCTTCAGAAGTGGAGAAGGAGACTACAGAACCAGGCATGCAGCCTGTCCGGTTCTAGTCGGCAGTAAATGGG TTTCAAACAAATGGATCCACGAGAGAGGACAAGAGTTCAGACGCCCGTGTGGCCTGACTGAAGGGGACCGATCTTGA
- the p4ha2 gene encoding prolyl 4-hydroxylase subunit alpha-2 isoform X5, producing the protein MATFLVLTLLTLSSVSSPVQAEIFTSIGQMTDLIFAERELVQSLKEYIEAEELKLEAVKSWANKLDMLTHASTSDPEGFLAHPVNAYKLMKRLNTEWSDLESLVLQDPSDGFISNMSVHRQYFPDEEDEKGAAKALLRLQDTYKLDSESFSKGKLPGQRQHSGVRYNAELTVDDCFDMGKLAYNENDHYHSVLWMQQALRQMDSGEDAKTAKADILDYLSYSVYQMGDLPRAIELTRRLVAIDPSHQRAGANLRYFERLLSKELRDRGRSQQEPADERPIQLDTYERPKDYLPEREVYEALCRGEGVKMTPKRRSRLFCRYQDGNRNPRLLLKPMKEEDEWDSPHIVRFLDALSDEEIEKIKELAKPNLARATVRDPNTGVLTVAHYRVSKSAWLEGEDDPVIARVNQRIEDVTGLSVNTAELLQVANYGVGGQYEPHYDFSRKDEPDAFKSLGTGNRVATFLNYMSDVEAGGATVFPDFGAAIWPRKGTAVFWYNLFRSGEGDYRTRHAACPVLVGSKWVSNKWIHERGQEFRRPCGLTEGDRS; encoded by the exons ATGGCAACATTTCTGGTGTTAACTCTGTTGACTCTGTCGTCCGTCTCTTCTCCCGTGCAAGCCGAAATCTTCACGTCAATCG GCCAAATGACAGACCTGATATTTGCAGAGAGAGAGCTCGTCCAATCCCTGAAGGAATACATTGAAGCAGAAGAGTTGAAACTTGAAGCTGTGAAGAG CTGGGCTAATAAACTGGATATGTTGACACATGCATCCACGTCGGACCCTGAAGGCTTCCTGGCTCACCCGGTGAACGCTTACAAGCTGATGAAGAGACTCAACACTGAGTGGTCTGACTTAGAGAGTCTGGTGCTGCAGGACCCGTCAGATG GCTTCATATCGAACATGTCTGTGCACAGACAGTATTTCCCTGATGAGGAGGACGAGAAGGGAGCAGCCAAAGCACTTTTGCGTCTGCAGGACACGTATAAACTGGACTCGGAAAGTTTCTCCAAAGGCAAACTCCCAGGTCAGAGGCAGCACTCCG GGGTGCGCTACAACGCTGAGCTGACCGTGGATGACTGCTTTGACATGGGCAAACTGGCCTACAACGAGAATGACCATTATCACTCCGTGCTGTGGATGCAGCAGGCGCTCCGACAGATGGACTCGGGAGAAGACGCCAAGACGGCCAAAGCTGATATCTTAGATTATCTGAGTTACTCCGTCTATCAGATGGGTGACCTGCCACGAGCCATCGAACTCACCCGACGCTTGGTGGCCATCG ATcccagccaccagagggcaggAGCAAACCTGCGCTACTTCGAGCGGCTGCTGTCTAAGGAGCTGAGGGACCGGGGGCGGAGCCAGCAGGAGCCCGCGGACGAGAGGCCCATTCAGCTGGACACGTATGAGCGGCCCAAAGACTACCTGCCCGAGAGAGAGGTGTACGAGGCCCTCTGCAGGGGAGAGGGAGTCAAAATG ACTCCAAAGAGGCGTAGCCGACTGTTCTGCCGCTATCAGGATGGGAACAGGAACCCGCGTCTGCTGCTCAAGCCCATGAAGGAGGAGGACGAGTGGGACAGTCCTCATATCGTACGCTTTCTGGACGCCCTCTCTGATGAAGAGATCGAGAAGATCAAGGAGCTGGCCAAACCCAAT CTTGCTAGAGCCACAGTCAGAGACCCAAACACAGGTGTTCTGACGGTCGCCCATTACAGAGTTTCCAAAAG CGCGTGGTTAGAAGGGGAAGATGATCCAGTGATCGCTCGGGTCAATCAGAGAATAGAAGATGTCACTGGATTATCTGTAAACACTGCAGAACTTCTACAG GTGGCTAACTATGGCGTTGGAGGCCAATATGAACCACATTATGATTTCTCAAGG AAAGATGAACCTGATGCTTTCAAATCATTAGGCACTGGAAATCGTGTGgctacttttttaaattat ATGAGTGATGTTGAGGCTGGTGGGGCGACGGTTTTCCCTGATTTTGGTGCTGCTATTTGGCCTAGAAAG GGAACGGCTGTGTTCTGGTACAACCTCTTCAGAAGTGGAGAAGGAGACTACAGAACCAGGCATGCAGCCTGTCCGGTTCTAGTCGGCAGTAAATGGG TTTCAAACAAATGGATCCACGAGAGAGGACAAGAGTTCAGACGCCCGTGTGGCCTGACTGAAGGGGACCGATCTTGA
- the p4ha2 gene encoding prolyl 4-hydroxylase subunit alpha-2 isoform X6, whose translation MRSLQKHLRGVGLLLRLCSTMATFLVLTLLTLSSVSSPVQAEIFTSIGQMTDLIFAERELVQSLKEYIEAEELKLEAVKSWANKLDMLTHASTSDPEGFLAHPVNAYKLMKRLNTEWSDLESLVLQDPSDGFISNMSVHRQYFPDEEDEKGAAKALLRLQDTYKLDSESFSKGKLPGVRYNAELTVDDCFDMGKLAYNENDHYHSVLWMQQALRQMDSGEDAKTAKADILDYLSYSVYQMGDLPRAIELTRRLVAIDPSHQRAGANLRYFERLLSKELRDRGRSQQEPADERPIQLDTYERPKDYLPEREVYEALCRGEGVKMTPKRRSRLFCRYQDGNRNPRLLLKPMKEEDEWDSPHIVRFLDALSDEEIEKIKELAKPNLARATVRDPNTGVLTVAHYRVSKSAWLEGEDDPVIARVNQRIEDVTGLSVNTAELLQVANYGVGGQYEPHYDFSRRPFDSNLKVDGNRLATYLNYKDEPDAFKSLGTGNRVATFLNYMSDVEAGGATVFPDFGAAIWPRKGTAVFWYNLFRSGEGDYRTRHAACPVLVGSKWVSNKWIHERGQEFRRPCGLTEGDRS comes from the exons ATGCGCTCCCTTCAGAAACATTTGAGAGGTGTTGGATTGCTCTTAag GCTTTGCTCCACAATGGCAACATTTCTGGTGTTAACTCTGTTGACTCTGTCGTCCGTCTCTTCTCCCGTGCAAGCCGAAATCTTCACGTCAATCG GCCAAATGACAGACCTGATATTTGCAGAGAGAGAGCTCGTCCAATCCCTGAAGGAATACATTGAAGCAGAAGAGTTGAAACTTGAAGCTGTGAAGAG CTGGGCTAATAAACTGGATATGTTGACACATGCATCCACGTCGGACCCTGAAGGCTTCCTGGCTCACCCGGTGAACGCTTACAAGCTGATGAAGAGACTCAACACTGAGTGGTCTGACTTAGAGAGTCTGGTGCTGCAGGACCCGTCAGATG GCTTCATATCGAACATGTCTGTGCACAGACAGTATTTCCCTGATGAGGAGGACGAGAAGGGAGCAGCCAAAGCACTTTTGCGTCTGCAGGACACGTATAAACTGGACTCGGAAAGTTTCTCCAAAGGCAAACTCCCAG GGGTGCGCTACAACGCTGAGCTGACCGTGGATGACTGCTTTGACATGGGCAAACTGGCCTACAACGAGAATGACCATTATCACTCCGTGCTGTGGATGCAGCAGGCGCTCCGACAGATGGACTCGGGAGAAGACGCCAAGACGGCCAAAGCTGATATCTTAGATTATCTGAGTTACTCCGTCTATCAGATGGGTGACCTGCCACGAGCCATCGAACTCACCCGACGCTTGGTGGCCATCG ATcccagccaccagagggcaggAGCAAACCTGCGCTACTTCGAGCGGCTGCTGTCTAAGGAGCTGAGGGACCGGGGGCGGAGCCAGCAGGAGCCCGCGGACGAGAGGCCCATTCAGCTGGACACGTATGAGCGGCCCAAAGACTACCTGCCCGAGAGAGAGGTGTACGAGGCCCTCTGCAGGGGAGAGGGAGTCAAAATG ACTCCAAAGAGGCGTAGCCGACTGTTCTGCCGCTATCAGGATGGGAACAGGAACCCGCGTCTGCTGCTCAAGCCCATGAAGGAGGAGGACGAGTGGGACAGTCCTCATATCGTACGCTTTCTGGACGCCCTCTCTGATGAAGAGATCGAGAAGATCAAGGAGCTGGCCAAACCCAAT CTTGCTAGAGCCACAGTCAGAGACCCAAACACAGGTGTTCTGACGGTCGCCCATTACAGAGTTTCCAAAAG CGCGTGGTTAGAAGGGGAAGATGATCCAGTGATCGCTCGGGTCAATCAGAGAATAGAAGATGTCACTGGATTATCTGTAAACACTGCAGAACTTCTACAG GTGGCTAACTATGGCGTTGGAGGCCAATATGAACCACATTATGATTTCTCAAGG CGTCCTTTTGACAGCAACCTCAAGGTTGATGGAAATAGACTTGCCACCTATCTGAACTAC AAAGATGAACCTGATGCTTTCAAATCATTAGGCACTGGAAATCGTGTGgctacttttttaaattat ATGAGTGATGTTGAGGCTGGTGGGGCGACGGTTTTCCCTGATTTTGGTGCTGCTATTTGGCCTAGAAAG GGAACGGCTGTGTTCTGGTACAACCTCTTCAGAAGTGGAGAAGGAGACTACAGAACCAGGCATGCAGCCTGTCCGGTTCTAGTCGGCAGTAAATGGG TTTCAAACAAATGGATCCACGAGAGAGGACAAGAGTTCAGACGCCCGTGTGGCCTGACTGAAGGGGACCGATCTTGA
- the p4ha2 gene encoding prolyl 4-hydroxylase subunit alpha-2 isoform X2 produces MRSLQKHLRGVGLLLRLCSTMATFLVLTLLTLSSVSSPVQAEIFTSIGQMTDLIFAERELVQSLKEYIEAEELKLEAVKSWANKLDMLTHASTSDPEGFLAHPVNAYKLMKRLNTEWSDLESLVLQDPSDGFISNMSVHRQYFPDEEDEKGAAKALLRLQDTYKLDSESFSKGKLPGQRQHSGVRYNAELTVDDCFDMGKLAYNENDHYHSVLWMQQALRQMDSGEDAKTAKADILDYLSYSVYQMGDLPRAIELTRRLVAIDPSHQRAGANLRYFERLLSKELRDRGRSQQEPADERPIQLDTYERPKDYLPEREVYEALCRGEGVKMTPKRRSRLFCRYQDGNRNPRLLLKPMKEEDEWDSPHIVRFLDALSDEEIEKIKELAKPNLARATVRDPNTGVLTVAHYRVSKSAWLEGEDDPVIARVNQRIEDVTGLSVNTAELLQVANYGVGGQYEPHYDFSRRPFDSNLKVDGNRLATYLNYMSDVEAGGATVFPDFGAAIWPRKGTAVFWYNLFRSGEGDYRTRHAACPVLVGSKWVSNKWIHERGQEFRRPCGLTEGDRS; encoded by the exons ATGCGCTCCCTTCAGAAACATTTGAGAGGTGTTGGATTGCTCTTAag GCTTTGCTCCACAATGGCAACATTTCTGGTGTTAACTCTGTTGACTCTGTCGTCCGTCTCTTCTCCCGTGCAAGCCGAAATCTTCACGTCAATCG GCCAAATGACAGACCTGATATTTGCAGAGAGAGAGCTCGTCCAATCCCTGAAGGAATACATTGAAGCAGAAGAGTTGAAACTTGAAGCTGTGAAGAG CTGGGCTAATAAACTGGATATGTTGACACATGCATCCACGTCGGACCCTGAAGGCTTCCTGGCTCACCCGGTGAACGCTTACAAGCTGATGAAGAGACTCAACACTGAGTGGTCTGACTTAGAGAGTCTGGTGCTGCAGGACCCGTCAGATG GCTTCATATCGAACATGTCTGTGCACAGACAGTATTTCCCTGATGAGGAGGACGAGAAGGGAGCAGCCAAAGCACTTTTGCGTCTGCAGGACACGTATAAACTGGACTCGGAAAGTTTCTCCAAAGGCAAACTCCCAGGTCAGAGGCAGCACTCCG GGGTGCGCTACAACGCTGAGCTGACCGTGGATGACTGCTTTGACATGGGCAAACTGGCCTACAACGAGAATGACCATTATCACTCCGTGCTGTGGATGCAGCAGGCGCTCCGACAGATGGACTCGGGAGAAGACGCCAAGACGGCCAAAGCTGATATCTTAGATTATCTGAGTTACTCCGTCTATCAGATGGGTGACCTGCCACGAGCCATCGAACTCACCCGACGCTTGGTGGCCATCG ATcccagccaccagagggcaggAGCAAACCTGCGCTACTTCGAGCGGCTGCTGTCTAAGGAGCTGAGGGACCGGGGGCGGAGCCAGCAGGAGCCCGCGGACGAGAGGCCCATTCAGCTGGACACGTATGAGCGGCCCAAAGACTACCTGCCCGAGAGAGAGGTGTACGAGGCCCTCTGCAGGGGAGAGGGAGTCAAAATG ACTCCAAAGAGGCGTAGCCGACTGTTCTGCCGCTATCAGGATGGGAACAGGAACCCGCGTCTGCTGCTCAAGCCCATGAAGGAGGAGGACGAGTGGGACAGTCCTCATATCGTACGCTTTCTGGACGCCCTCTCTGATGAAGAGATCGAGAAGATCAAGGAGCTGGCCAAACCCAAT CTTGCTAGAGCCACAGTCAGAGACCCAAACACAGGTGTTCTGACGGTCGCCCATTACAGAGTTTCCAAAAG CGCGTGGTTAGAAGGGGAAGATGATCCAGTGATCGCTCGGGTCAATCAGAGAATAGAAGATGTCACTGGATTATCTGTAAACACTGCAGAACTTCTACAG GTGGCTAACTATGGCGTTGGAGGCCAATATGAACCACATTATGATTTCTCAAGG CGTCCTTTTGACAGCAACCTCAAGGTTGATGGAAATAGACTTGCCACCTATCTGAACTAC ATGAGTGATGTTGAGGCTGGTGGGGCGACGGTTTTCCCTGATTTTGGTGCTGCTATTTGGCCTAGAAAG GGAACGGCTGTGTTCTGGTACAACCTCTTCAGAAGTGGAGAAGGAGACTACAGAACCAGGCATGCAGCCTGTCCGGTTCTAGTCGGCAGTAAATGGG TTTCAAACAAATGGATCCACGAGAGAGGACAAGAGTTCAGACGCCCGTGTGGCCTGACTGAAGGGGACCGATCTTGA